One Pseudonocardia abyssalis DNA segment encodes these proteins:
- a CDS encoding LLM class F420-dependent oxidoreductase — protein MTVELGRYGIWRHAGGLTPELAREIEALGYGAVWIGGSPPADLALAESLLDATTHVAVGTSIVNMWSSPAAEVAASYHRIEARHPGRFLLGVGVGHPEATSDYTRPYASLVAYLDELDAAGVPSAGRAIAALGPKMLKLSADRSAGAQPYLTTPRHTRESRELLGDGVLLAPEHKVVIDTDPQRARSVGRPFVHKPYLGLRNYTSNLLRLGWTEADIADGGSDALIDALVAHGDADAVAAQLAGHVDAGADHVCAQVLTEGYADPLPPMRALAEALELG, from the coding sequence ATGACGGTCGAACTGGGCAGGTACGGCATCTGGCGGCACGCGGGCGGGCTCACCCCCGAGCTGGCGCGGGAGATCGAGGCTCTGGGTTACGGCGCGGTCTGGATCGGCGGCTCGCCGCCTGCGGACCTCGCGCTCGCCGAGTCGCTGCTCGACGCCACCACGCACGTCGCCGTGGGGACCAGCATCGTCAACATGTGGTCCTCGCCCGCCGCCGAGGTGGCCGCGTCCTACCACCGCATCGAGGCGAGGCACCCCGGCCGCTTCCTGCTCGGGGTCGGCGTCGGGCATCCCGAGGCCACCAGCGACTACACCCGGCCCTACGCCTCGCTCGTCGCCTACCTCGACGAGCTCGACGCCGCCGGGGTCCCGTCCGCGGGCCGCGCGATCGCCGCACTGGGCCCGAAGATGCTGAAACTCTCCGCCGACCGCTCCGCGGGCGCCCAGCCGTACCTGACGACGCCCCGGCACACCCGGGAGTCCCGCGAGCTGCTCGGCGACGGCGTGCTGCTGGCGCCGGAGCACAAGGTCGTGATCGACACCGACCCGCAGCGGGCCCGCTCGGTCGGCCGCCCGTTCGTCCACAAGCCCTACCTGGGCCTGCGCAACTACACCTCCAACCTGCTGCGGCTGGGGTGGACCGAGGCCGACATCGCCGACGGCGGCAGCGACGCGCTGATCGACGCACTCGTCGCCCACGGCGACGCCGACGCGGTGGCCGCGCAGCTGGCCGGGCACGTCGACGCGGGTGCCGACCACGTGTGCGCCCAGGTCCTCACCGAGGGCTACGCCGACCCGCTGCCCCCGATGCGCGCTCTCGCGGAGGCGCTCGAGCTCGGCTAA